One Deinococcota bacterium DNA segment encodes these proteins:
- a CDS encoding amidohydrolase, with product MKDAARYLILAGARMPTLDNPDIDTLIVKDDKIAAIGAWQDMKSSLPRRALLRDLAGATLLPGFTDGHVHVAATGFLETAIDCVHVRNLSELFRSVEIAAQGREPGELILGLRLATDELEEERDPTVAELMAAAPHHPVYIRHLTGHSSLANPLALELLDFPVSQPGVCLDEDGAPSGRLIAQATQLATQRMYARYAQQIGYQAAFRATAERAAEAGCTTVHALDDLEAVRALMDIKDDLPVRVIPYAQTFDVEAVRRLGLPRLGGCHGCALDGDFDMHTAALLEPYVGSLDHCGVLYHDDHALEVFVASAHREGLQLAFHAVGDLAVEQALRAFEHAQAVHPRGDARHRIEHAQLMTEAQIKRAKAAGVVVSVQPSFNYVWPHQTYPQYIGKRSSRIDPLASLRRAGIPLVGGSDSTVTPLQPLLGVHSAVNHSRSEERLSVAEAIDIFTRQAAYSTFDEGRRGSLETGMDADLVVVDEDPFDIDPAELESVSVLMTVTRGQVVFEDYS from the coding sequence ATGAAAGACGCCGCCCGCTACCTCATCTTGGCCGGGGCGCGAATGCCCACGCTTGATAACCCCGACATCGACACCTTGATCGTCAAGGACGACAAGATCGCCGCCATCGGCGCCTGGCAGGACATGAAGAGCAGCCTGCCGCGCCGGGCGCTCCTGCGCGACCTCGCGGGAGCGACGCTGTTGCCGGGCTTTACCGACGGCCACGTCCACGTCGCCGCCACCGGCTTTTTGGAGACGGCCATCGACTGCGTGCACGTGCGCAACCTCTCCGAGCTCTTCCGCTCGGTCGAGATCGCCGCGCAGGGACGCGAGCCCGGCGAGCTCATCTTGGGTCTCAGGTTAGCCACCGACGAGCTCGAGGAGGAGCGCGACCCGACCGTGGCCGAGCTCATGGCCGCCGCGCCCCATCACCCGGTCTATATCCGCCACCTCACCGGCCACTCCTCGCTCGCCAACCCCCTGGCCCTGGAGCTGCTCGACTTTCCGGTAAGCCAGCCCGGCGTCTGCCTGGACGAAGATGGCGCGCCCAGCGGTAGGCTCATCGCCCAGGCGACGCAACTCGCCACCCAGCGCATGTACGCCCGCTACGCTCAGCAGATCGGCTACCAGGCGGCCTTCCGGGCCACCGCCGAGCGGGCCGCCGAGGCGGGCTGCACCACGGTGCACGCGCTCGACGACCTGGAAGCGGTGAGGGCGCTCATGGACATCAAAGACGACCTGCCCGTGCGGGTCATTCCTTACGCCCAGACCTTCGACGTGGAGGCCGTGAGGAGGCTCGGCCTGCCGCGCCTGGGCGGCTGCCACGGCTGCGCTTTGGACGGCGACTTCGACATGCACACCGCCGCGCTGTTAGAGCCCTATGTGGGCAGCCTGGACCACTGCGGCGTCCTCTACCACGACGACCACGCACTCGAGGTCTTCGTCGCGAGCGCCCACCGCGAGGGCCTGCAACTGGCCTTTCACGCCGTCGGCGATTTGGCCGTCGAGCAGGCCCTGCGCGCCTTTGAGCATGCTCAGGCCGTACACCCCCGCGGTGACGCCCGCCACCGCATCGAGCACGCCCAGCTCATGACCGAAGCGCAGATCAAGCGGGCCAAGGCCGCCGGGGTGGTCGTCTCGGTGCAGCCATCGTTCAACTACGTCTGGCCGCACCAGACCTACCCGCAGTACATCGGCAAGCGCTCGAGCCGCATCGACCCGCTGGCCTCGCTGAGGCGCGCGGGCATCCCGCTGGTGGGCGGCTCGGACAGCACCGTCACCCCGCTCCAGCCGCTTCTGGGTGTTCACAGCGCCGTCAACCACTCGCGCTCCGAGGAGCGCCTCTCGGTCGCCGAGGCCATCGACATCTTCACCCGCCAGGCCGCCTACAGCACCTTCGACGAAGGCCGGCGCGGCAGCCTGGAGACGGGCATGGACGCCGACCTGGTGGTCGTCGACGAGGATCCCTTCGACATCGACCCGGCCGAGCTCGAGAGCGTAAGCGTGCTCATGACGGTGACGCGCGGTCAGGTCGTCTTCGAGGACTACAGCTAG